GCGCGGACCCCGTTCCCATGATGCGGGGAAATGCTCTAACACTTCCCATCCAGACGCCGGCTCACTTCCGGCCGGGGATCGCCATGCTGCATTGGACCATCTATCTCCTCATCCCGCTCGCGCTGGCCGTGGTGGCGGGCGTGCTGCTGCTCGGCCTGTTCAACTTCGCGGCGGGCGGCTCGCCCAAGCGGTCGCAGAAGCTGATGCAGATGCGGGTGCTGTTCCAGTTCGTGGCGATCGTCATCGTCATGATCACCATTTTCGCCATGGGCCGCTGACACATGGTCAAGCTGAACAAGATCTATACCCGCACCGGAGATGACGGCACCACCGGGCTCGGCACCGGGGAACGGGTGCGCAAGGACGATCTGCGGGTGGAGGCCTATGGCACCGTGGACGAGGCCAATGCGGCGCTGGGCCTTGCCCGGCTGCATCTGGCTGATGTGCCGGAGGTGGAGGCGGTTCTCCTGCGGGTGCAGAACGACCTGTTCGACCTCGGCGCGGATCTGTGCACACCGGAGCGGGCGGGCGCGGCGCCTTTGCCTTACGAACCCCTGCGCATCGTGGAGAGCCAGGTGGCGCGGCTGGAAGCGGACATTGATAGCCTCAATGCCCACCTGCCGGCGCTGAGATCCTTCGTGCTGCCGGCGGGCGAGCCGGCCGCCGCCTATCTGCACCTTGCCCGCACCATTGCCCGGCGGGCGGAGCGGCTCATGGTGGCCTTGGCGCGGGAGGAGGGGGAAATCGTCAATTCGGCGGCTGTGCGCTACATGAACCGCCTCTCCGACCTGCTCTTCGTGGCGAGCCGCTACGTCAATGCGCGCGGGGCCGGCGACGTGCTCTGGGTGCCCGGGGCCAATCGCTGACCGGCCCCGGAGGGTCTCAGAGTCAGGCCGACAACGCGCGCAGGGGCGAATCCTGCGTCTCGGCGCGGGAGGGCACCTTCACCCAGGCTTCCCCTTCCAGCACCAGCTCGTCCTTCACCTTGCAGGTGCAGGCGAGGCGGGCGCGGCGGCGCTCGGGGATGAGCTCGGCCACTTCCACCCGCACCACCACTTCGTCGCCGATCTTCACCGGCGCCTTGAAGTTCAGGGTCTGGGAAATATAGATGGCCCCCGGCCCGGGCAGGCGGGTGCCCAGCACCGCGGAGATCAGGCTCGCCGTATAGAGGCCGTGCGCGATCCGCGTGCCGAACGGGGTCTTGGCCGCAAAATGCTCGGACAAGTGGATCGGGTTGCGATCCCCCGTGATCTCGGCGAAGCCTACCACGTCCGAGGAGGCGATGGTCTTGCGCAATTCTTCCGTCACGCCGACGGAGAGATCCTCGAAGCAGAGAAGGCGAAGCTCGGGGAACATGGTCGCTCCTGATGGGTCGCGGACTTTAAGCCCGCGCGCATGAAGGTCGGTTTCGGGGCGGATTTCAAGCCCGACCAATGTCCGTCGTAGCCCGCGGTTCCCCGGTGCGGCAAAAATTGCCCCTGACGTCGCGCTCCGTTGGATTGGCTTCGCGGCGACCCTGTGGTTTTCTGCCCGCGGGCTGGAGCGATCGATGCCGGCTTTCGGCAGGCGCGGTAACGGGTTCCAGCCTGCCAGCCCGCAACGTGAGATGTGAGGAGCACCACCATGTCGGGCATCATCCAGAAGGCGACGTTCGCGGACCTGGAGACCGCGCTCAAGGAGCGGGGCTTCCGGGCCGAGCTCATCGACTGGCCGGGCGGGCGCAAGGCGCTGCGCAGCGCCAGCGGCGGCGTCGGATTCAACATCGTCCCCGGCAATGCGGTGGACGGCGGCTTCATGGACTTCACCTATTTCGCCAGCTTCCGCGTGGACGGCCTGCCGCTGGAGGATGTGGCCGCCCACTGGAACCGCGCCCGCCGCTTCAGCCGCGCCTATACGCGCGACGGCTTCCTGAATTTCGAGATGGACGTGGTGATCGGCCCCGGCGTGGCGCCGGCTTACCTCGCCGTGACCCTGGACCTGTGGGACCGCCTCCTGAACGAGCTCCTGGCCGCTCTGCGCGAGCAGGCTGCCGAGCAGCAGAAGGCCGGGCAGGACGAGGCGACGGCCGCCGCCACCTGACGACGGCAAGAACCGTCCTCCCATCAAGCAAGGTTCACGCGCAAAGAAAAAGGCCGGTGGATGTCATCCGCCGGCCTCTTCATTCCGATCAGGCCGCAAGGGCCTGGTCGAACCTCACTGCTTGCCGGTGCGGCCCACGGTGAAGATCTGCACCCGGCGATTGATGGCGCTGGTGGGGTGCTTGGGATCGAGCAGCACTTCCTCGCCCAGGCCCACCGCTTCCAGGCGGCTGGCATTGACGTTGAAGGTGGTCTCGAGCGCGTTCACCACCGCGTCAGCGCGGGCCTGGCTGAGCTTGAGATTGATCTCGCGCGTGCCGGTCACGTCGGTGTTGCCGGTGACGATGAACTTGTAGCCGTGCAGGATCGGGTTGTGCATGGCGTCGGCGATGGCGCCGAGCGTCGCATAGGACGACGGCTCGATGATCGCGGAGCCCAGCCGGAACTGGATCTGCACGTTGATCTGCGGCAGCTTGTCCAGGTTCAGCGCCAGCGAGGGGCGGGTCAGCTCCTCGCCGGGATACTGGACCATGTGCTGCTTCACCTGGTCCCGCAACTGCTGGGCGGTGATGACCGGCGCACTGTCGGTGAGGCCCTGGAGCCCCTGCAGGATCTGGCCGTCGGAGAGCGCGGTCTGGGCGCTGGCGGGGGCGGCGACGAGCGCGGCGAGCGAAGCTGCCAGCGCGAAGCGGATCAGAGGCGACTTCATGTCTGTCGTCCTTCCTTCAGGCGTTCGGGTTGGCAGGATCAGCGATAGCCGGCATCGGTGATCGCCTGGTTGCAGGCGGCCGAGACGACATTGGTGGCCTTCAGGAGGCACGAGAGCAGGTTGCCGTCCTGCGGCACCATGCCTGGGCAGAGCTGGGCGGCGTCGCGGCCGCAGACCTGCGCGATGGAATCCTGCGCCGCGTCGCGCTTGGCGATGGACGCGGTGGCGGTGGCATAGTCGGCCTTGCACTGGGCGCTGACCTTGGTGATCTGCTTCTCCATGCAGGCCACCAGCTTGCCGTCGCCCAGATTCACGTTCGGGCACAGCTTCGTAATGTCCTTGCCGCAGCTCTTGGCCAGAAGGCCGGCGGCCTGTGCGTAGCTCATGGTCTGCGCCTGCGCGCCGGCCACGGATCCCGCCAGCAGCGCGGCTGCCAGCATCACTCCCAAGCCCCTCATCTCACCTCTCCCTATCCCAGCGGAGGATAGGAGGCTTAGCAGAGGCGCCAATATCGTCAAAGCACGAAGAACGCAGGATTTTTTTCGCTGCGGCGCACCGGGCGGGCGCATGTGGCCCCTTCGTGCCGCTCGCCTCCGGCGGGAGGAGCCGTCGGACCATGCCGTCGCGTCTGCCCTTAGGTCGCGCAAAGGCTTGGAACGCCTCGGACTCGCCCACCGGATCCCGCTCGCGGACCATGTTTCGGCAAAATGATGCTTGACAGTTTTGCTATATAGTATTTTTCTTAAACTACATATTTAAAAAGGCGCGCCGACCCCTGGGATCGCGCCCGCCCAGCCCCGGCTGAACCGGGTCCAGATGAAAGGGAACGTAATGAACCGCACCCCCGGTGCGGGCGCGGGGGCGCATGTGCGCCCGCCGGACGCCCCCCTCATGTCCGCATCCTTGCGCGCGCCCCTGCTCCAGGTCGCGGACGTGACGCTGCAATACAAGACGCGCGACGTTCAGGTGACCGCCACGCGGGGCGTCGGCTTCGACGTGTATCCGGCGGATCGCTTCGTACTGCTAGGCCCCTCCGGCTGCGGCAAGTCGAGCCTGCTGAAGGCGGTGGCCGGCTTCCTGCGCCCCGCCGCCGGCGCCATCCGCCTCAACGGCGCGCCCGTCACCGGGCCGGGGCCGGATCGCATGATGGTGTTCCAGGATTTCGATCAGCTGATGCCCTGGAAGACGGTGGCGCAGAACGTCATGTTCCCCATCCTGGCGAGCGGGCGCTTCCCCCGCGCCGAGGCGCGGGAGCGGGCGCTGGCGGCCATCGGCAAGGTCAAGCTGACCAAGTTCGCCGACGTCTATCCCCACATGCTCTCCGGCGGCATGAAGCAGCGCGTGGCCATCGCCCGCGCCATGGCCATGGAGCCGGCCATCCTGCTCATGGACGAGCCCTTCGCGGCGCTGGATGCCCTCACCCGCCGGCAGATGCAGGACGAGCTTTTGAGCCTTTGGGACGACACGCGCTTCACGGTGCTGTTCGTCACCCATTCCATCGAGGAGGCGGTGGTGGTGGGCTCGCGCATCCTGGTGCTCTCCCCCCATCCCGGCCGTGTCAAGGCGGAGCTGAACGCCCACGCCTTCGGCCACCAGCATCACGCCGACGCCGAATTCGCGGCCTTGACCCGCCGCATCCACACCATGCTGTTCGCGGAGGCCGGTCATGGCTGAGCCCCTGTCTTCCCAAACTCCTGCCCTCGGTCGCGTGCCCCCGATCCGCCCCGAATTCGAGCGCGATTTGCCGGCTGTGGAGGAGCCGGGCGAGATCGTCCACCCGCTCTCCCTCTTCGAGCGCCTCGCCAATGTGGACGGGGTACGGCGGGGGCTGATCCTCATCGCCTTGATGGCGCTCTGGCAGGCCTATGCGGTGATGCTGGGCAATCCGCTCATGTTCCCCACCCTCACCGACACGCTGGCGGCGCTGGTGGAGGGGGTGCGGGAAGGCACGCTGCTCCTGCGCATCCTGTCCTCCCTGCACGTGCTGCTCATCGGCTATGCCATCGGCATCGCGCTCGCCGCCGTGCTCACCTCGCTGGCGGTGTCCTTTCGCCTGGGGGCAGACCTGCTGGCGACGCTCACCGCCATGTTCAACCCGCTGCCGGCCATCGCCCTCCTGCCTTTGGCGCTGCTCTGGTTCGGGTTGGGAACGGCGAGCCTTGTCTTCGTCATCGTCCATTCGGTGACCTGGGCGGTGGCGCTCAACACCCAGACCGGTTTCCATTCCGTGCCCGACACCCAGCGCCTCGCCGGCCAGAATTACGGCCTGAAGGGCCTGCGCTATGTGGGGCTCATCCTCATCCCCGCCGCCTTCCCCTCCATCCTGGCGGGGCTGAAGATCGGCTGGGCCTTTGCCTGGCGCACCCTGATCGCGGCGGAACTGGTGTTCGGCGCCTCGTCCCGCTCCGGCGGGCTCGGCTGGTACCTGTTCGAGAAGCGCAACCAGCTGGAGACGCCCGCCGTCTTCGCCGGGCTCACCTGCGTCATCATCATCGGTCTCGTGGTGGAAGGCCTCGTCTTCCGCACCCTCGAAGCGCGCACAGTCCAGCGCTGGGGCATGAGCCGCGCCGGCTGACCCTGTCCCCTCCCGTTTCCAAACGCCAAGAAGAGGCAAACATGCGTATCCGTCTGTTGGGCACCGGCACGCCCACCCCGTCCCTGCGCCGGATGAGCTCCGGCTATGTGGTGGAGACCGGCGACGACGTCGTCGTCTTCGACCACGGCTTCGGCGCCCATCACCGCCTGCTGGAACTGGGCATCCCGGCCACCCGCGTGACCCATCTGTTCTTCACCCACCTGCATTACGACCATTGCGGCGATTATGGCCGCCTGCTGCTGACCCGCTGGGACCAGGGCGCCAACCGCATTCCCGACCTCAAGGTCTATGGCCCGCCGCCCATCGCCGAGATCACCGAGCGCTTGTTCGGCAAGGATGGGGTCTATGACGCGGACCTCATCGCCCGCACCTCCCACGGCTCCAGCCTCGATCTGTTCGTGGCCCGCGGCGGCACGCTGCCCCGTCCGCGGCCCGCGCCGCAGGTCCAGGTGCTTCATCCCGGCGACGTGGTGCGCGAGGGCGGCTGGAGCGTGGAGGCTACCACCGCCCATCACTTCCAGCCCTACCTCAACGCCCATGGCTACCGGCTGGAGACGGCCGAGGGCAGCTTCGTCTATTCCGGCGACAGCGGCCCGGCGGAGAGCATGCTCAAGCTGGCGCAGGGCTGCGACGTGCTGGTCCATATGTGCCACTATCTCACCGGCACCCAATATTCCGAGGCCTTCTCCCACAGCTGCATGGGGCATATGGAGCTGGCCGAGCTCGCCCACGCGGCGGGGGTGAAGAATCTGGTGCTGACCCATATTACCGAGCAGTTCGACTTTCCCGGCCTGCGCGAGCGGGTGGTGAGCGAGATGTCGCGCGTCTATGGCGGCAACATCTTCTTCGGCGAGGACAAGATGGAGATCCCGCTCAAGGGACCCGTGCGCGACCGCCTGCTGTGATCGACTGCCCGCCGCCTCCGGGCGGCGGGCCTTTCTGCCTTCCAGACAATAAAAGGGAACAGACCATGAAACGATCGACCCGATGGCTCGGCGCCTTCGCTTTCGCCGCGCTTTCCCTGTCTGCCGGGGCCGCCCGTGCCGCCGAGGTGCGCCTCGTGAGCGGGTTCGGCCTGTGCTACCTGCCGGCCTATGTGGCGGTGGAGAAGAAGCTGATCGAAAAGCATGCCGCGGCGTTGGGCGTGCCCGACGTGACGGTGAGCTACCAGCACCTGGCCAGCGGCCCGGCCATCACCGACGCGCTGATTTCCGGCAGCGCCGACGTGGCCATGGCCGGCACCTCGGTGCTGTTGAACGTCTGGGACAAGACGGCGAAGTTCGCGCCCATCAAGGGGATGATGGCGATCTGCGATTCCCCCATCTATTTCAACACCATAGACCCCAACATCACATCCATCCGCGACTTCAAGGACAGCGACCGCATCGCCATGGCCTCCGGCAAGGGCACCCAGCATGCCCTCGTGCTGGAGATGGCCACCGCGCAGGCCTATGGCTTCGACCAGCGCAACCGCTTCGACACGCTGGCGGTGTCCATGTCCCATCCGGACGGAGTGGCGGCGCTGCTCTCGGGCGGGGCCGGGGTGAAGACCCATGTGACCACCGTGCCCTTCATCCAGATGGAGCTGGCCAACCCCAATGTGCGCACCATCCTGTCCTCCTATGACGTGACCGGCGGGCCCAACACGCTGATCGTCGCCTATGCCGCCGACAAATGGCGCAAGGACAACCCCAAGCTCTACCAGGCGACGTTCGAGGCCCTCAAGGAGGCCATGGCGGTGATCGCCGCGGATAAGGGGGCGGCCGTGGACCTCTATCTGAAGGCCGAGAATTCCAAGCTCACCCGCGATCAGGTACTGGCCATTGTCAATGATCCGAAGATGATGACCTTCTCGCCTACCCCGAAGAAGGTGATGGTCTTCGCCGACTATATGGCCAAGGCCGGCCTGCTGAAGAACCGTCCCGCCTCCTGGACGGACGTGTTTTTCGCCAATATCCACGACGCGCCCGGCGACTGAGCGGCACGCGCGGTTGCTCCGGGCGCCGGTTGCCATCAGATTGCTCGGCGCGCTGGTCCGGCGCGGCGCCCTTGACCGGGCCTCGCGCCGGCCGGCCGATATCCTGAGCGGCCCATAAGGGGCCGCCGGTTCGGAGCAGGCATGGACCAGAGGCGGGGCGTGCGTCCCTCGACGACCTTGAAGGCGGCCACGGGCCTTGCACCGGCGGCCGCCGACACCGTTCGGGACGTGCCGGCCGCCGGCGCCGGCGAGTTCTGGGACCGTTTCGGCCACAAGGAAGCGGGCGGCGCGCCCAAATACATCTTCCTGCGCGACCGGCTGTTGGCCGCCATCCGCGAGGGCTTCTGGCAGAAGGGCGACCGCCTGCCGCCGGAAAAGGATCTGGCGCTGGCCACCGGGCTGAGCCTCGGCACGGTGCAGAAGGCCTATGGGGAACTGGCGCAGGACGGCACCATCGAGCGCCGTCAGGGCCGGGCCGGCAGCGTGGTCAGCCGCCAGCCCCGCAGCGTCGACACCGTCTGGCACTTCCTGTTCTCCGATGACCGGCACGAGCGCTTCTTCTCGGTCTTCCCCCGCGTCGACCGCGTCCACCGCCACCGCGACCGCGGGTCCTGGAGCCTCCATCTGCACTGGGTGGAGGATGAGGTGGTGCAGATCGACCGCGTGGTGGATATCGGCCAGGAATTCCTGGTCTTCAGCCAGTTCTTCATCGATGCGCGAATCTATGACCAGGCCCGGCGGGGCAAGAGCGAGCCGCTGGAAGGCATCAATCTGCGGCGCGAGTTGAACCTGAATGTCCAGGGCCTGTGCTACGACATGCGCCTGGAGCGCCTGCCCCGGGAGGTGTGCGGCAAGATCGGGGTGAAGGCGGGCACGCTCGGCCTGGTGGTGGAGGTGCGCATGACCGCCAGCCCCCAGCAGCAGGGCTATTTCCAGCGCATCTTCATTCCCGAGACCCGCTTCTGGCTGCGCATCGACGCCCAGCCCTTTCCCCGCGGCGGGTGACCGGACTTACGTCCGCATCGGCACGGGCGGCGCCGACCATTGCACCGGCCGCGCCAGGGCGATGACGCCGGAGCCGTGCATGCGCCGCTCGCCCTGCACCATGTCCGCAGGCGTGAGGGCGCCGGGATGGTGGGCGAGGCAGTCCACGTCGCGGTCCGGCAGGATGACCCGCAAGGCCTCGACCGCCGCTTCCGGCATGCGCACGGGGAGGGCATGGCGCCACATGCGCAGCGCGATCAGCCCGGCCTCCAGCACGGAAAGCCCCAGCGCCCCGGCAAACGCTGTCATGGCGGCGGGCAGGCGCTCGGCGAGGTCGAGCTGGGCCAGCTCCTGGCGCAGAAAGCCAGACGCGCGCGCCTGCTGGGTGCCATGGGTCTGCGACACCGCCTGCGGCGAGACGGTGTATTCGTAGAGCACCTTTTCCACCATGCGCGGGCGGAAGAACCGGATCCAGAGCGACCAGAGGGCGAAATCCTCGCAATGGTCGTAGCTGGCGAGGTGCGGATAGCCGCCCAGCGCCAGATAGACGTCCCGCCGCGCCACCACCGAGCCGTGGGGGAAAGGGCAACCCACATCCACGGCAAAGCGCAGGATCGGCCCCCACTCCGCCGGCCGCACATGCTGCGACAGGCGCTTGCCCTCGGGCGTCACCAGCACCATGCCGGTGGCGGAGAGGCTGAGGTCGGGGTCGGCGGCGAACAGGTCCATCTGCGCCGCCATCTTGCCCGGCAGCCAGATGTCATCCGCATCGAGCCGAGCGATCAGTCCGTGCCGGGCGGCGGCGAGGCCGCAATTGAGGGCATGGGTGACGCCGCGATTGGTGGCGAGGCGCAGGACGCGCGCCCGCGCCCCGGCCGCGCCCAGGGCCGTGCGATGGCTCTCCACCGGAACGGGGCTGCCATCATCCACCAGCAGGAGATCCACCGCGCCGGGGAAGGTCTGGTCCGTGACGCTTTCCAGCGCCCGACGCAGCAGCCGGATGCGCTCGGGCGCGGCGTCGCGGAAGAAGACGGGCAGGAGGACCGTGACATCCCGGTTCGGCGCGCCGGTCATGGTCAGGCGTCCCCGAAGGCGCGCAGGAATTGCTTTTTGGCCAGCATCAGGTGACCGAGCGGGGCGGGATGGCGGGCGGCGCCGGCGCCGAAGTCGAAGTCCAGCAGGTCGCGATAGAATTGGGCCATGCCCAGGCGCCGCGCCGTCTCCTCGCCCCGCGCGAGCGCGCGGCGCAGGCATTGGGCGTGGTGCACGGGGTTGCGCTTGTGGGGAATGTTGCCGTCGCCGATGAGCAGGAACTCGCCCACCGCCTCCGGGACGAGGTGGAACCGCGCGCCGGCTGCCAGCAGCGAGATGAGCAAGTCCCAGTCCTCGAAATAATCCATGTCCTGCGCCACCTGGACCTGCGCCTCCGTCAGGATCTCGGTGCGCACGGCGTAGGAATTGGTGGGCATGAAGTTGCCGGCCACCAGGCAGGCCGTGGGCAGCGGCATGTGGGACGGTTCGGCGGCGGCGCCGGGTGCCCTTTTGTTGGTCAGGCCGAACACCACGTCCGCCTCGGCGAGGCGGAAGCCCTCCACCATCCGCTGGGCGAAGAGGGGATAGTAGATGTCGTCGTCATCCAGGAAGCACACATAATGGTAGAGGTCCGCATGGGCGCGGGCATGGGCAATGCCGACATTCCAGGGATAGCCGCGCCGCTGGGCGGGGGCGTCCGCATGGAGGAAGACGGTGCGCCCGTCCATGGTCGGGGCGGTGGCGCGCACGGCCTCGAAAGTGGCGGCATCGCCATGGACGATGACGGCCGCCACCAGGGGTTCGCTCTGGCCATAGATGGACTGGAGCGCGGCAGCCAAGAGTTCGGGGCGTCGGCCCTGGGTGCGCACCAGGCACAGGCCCTGCTCCACCCGGCCCCGGCTCGGCGCGCGGGCGGCGGGCGCAGGCCAAGCCACATCCAGGAGGCGCCGCATGGCGGCCATCCGCACCGCGGCCAGCATCTGCTCGCGGCGCTCGCCCGGCGCGATCGCGCGGGGGGCATTGCCGATGAGGATCTCGGGCACCACCAGGATGGGCTCGTCCAGCGCCAGGCGCAGCAGGAGGTCGTAATCTTCAAGGCCCGCGAAGCGCGGCTCGAAGCCGCCGAGATCGGCCAGCAGGTCGCGCCGGAGCGCGAGCAGCGGCCCGGTCACCATGCCGAGGGCGAGGAGCTTGGAGGAATCGAAGGGCAGGGCGGTCCGGCGCAGCACGCGGCCGCGCTCATCCACATCGGCGGCGCCGCATCCCACCGCGCGGGATTGGGGGAAAGCAGCGGCATAATGGGCGAGGATGCGGGTGGCATCGCGGCTGATCAGGTCGCCGGCGTCCAGGAAGACCACGAAGTCACCGCCGGCCGCCTGGGCGCCCTGCGTCTTGCGCGCGGGGCGCCCGAGCCGGCGCCCGTCGGCGAGAAGGGTGACCGCGTGACGGATCTGCGGCGGGATGTAAGCGGAGAGGTCCGCCGGCTCGCTGGCCGGGTCGTCATTCAACACGATCCAGTCGGCGCGCGGCCGGTCCGTCTCCTGCGCCATCAGGGCGGCGATGGTCTCGGCGGACCGGCTCAGCGCCGGCCCGTCGCCGTCGAAGACGGTCACGATGGTGAAGGATGGGTCAGCCGGACTTGGCGGCAGGTGGGCGGGCGGGCGGCGCGAGGCGACGCGCTGCTGGAACTCGTCCAGCGGGCCGAAGCGCATGAACCACTGTCCGGCCTCGGCGCCCGCGGTGCCGGGTTCGGCCGGCGCGGTGGCGGCGCCGGCAAGGCAGCAGTCCGAGGATCGCGGCCCCGCATAGATCTGGGCCGGTGTGAGAGACATGATGCCGTACCAGCCCCCGCTCGCGCCCTCGGTGCCGAGCGCGGCAGTGCCGTCGGCAGCCTGTCCGCCGCCATAGAGAAGATAATGGGTGAAGGGCTCTATGCCGCTTTCGGCCACGTCGGGATGGGCGGCCAGATAGCGCAGCGGGTCGAAGTCGGGACGGGGCCGGCGCCCTTCCCAGGCACCCTTGCGCACATAATGGGTCAGCGGGCTCAGGCCCGAGCGGATCATGTCCGGATAGGCGGCGGCATACCAGCGCTCGTCAAAGGCGCGGGTGCGCCGCAGGCGTTCGATGTCCCGCAGGGCGGACATGCGCCGGTCGAGCTTGCCGAGGGCGGGAAAGCGCGTGCACAGGTCGCGCCACAGCCTCCGCGCCGGCCGCGTGGCCGATGACCGGCCAACCGGCACCAGCGCGCCAGGACCCGTGCCGCCTGAGGCGGTGGCATCCGTGTCCAGCCCCCGCCCCACAGCGGGATCTGGCCGTTCCGACGTCATGTCCCGCGGATCCTTGCCTTGGCTTTAGGGATGCGTTCTGGCCGGACATTGTGGCGGAACAAGAGCCACGTTCAAGCCATGCCGGAACGGCAGACCGCCCCCTTGAGTGACGTTCTGTTTCAGCCTGCCACGCGATGGAGCTGGCCTTCCGCTTCCAGGTCCGCGTCCACCATGATCTTGACCAGTTCGTCGAACGAGGTGCGCGGCTCCCAGCCCAGTTGGCGCTTGGCCTTTGAGGCATCGCCGATGAGCAGGTCGACCTCCGAGGGGCGCAGATAGCGCGGGTCGAACTCCACGAAGTCGGCCCAGTCGAGGCCGACGCGCTGGAAGGCGCGGTCGAGGAAGTCGCGCACGCTCCAGGTCTCGCCGGTGGCGACCACGTAGTCGTCCGGCTGATCCTGCTGGAGCATCAGCCACATGGCTTCCACATAGTCCTTCGCGTAGCCCCAGTCGCGCTTGGCATCGAGATTGCCGAGATAGAGCTTCTTGTCCTTGCCGGCGACG
This genomic interval from Aquabacter sp. L1I39 contains the following:
- a CDS encoding twin transmembrane helix small protein is translated as MLHWTIYLLIPLALAVVAGVLLLGLFNFAAGGSPKRSQKLMQMRVLFQFVAIVIVMITIFAMGR
- a CDS encoding cob(I)yrinic acid a,c-diamide adenosyltransferase, with the protein product MVKLNKIYTRTGDDGTTGLGTGERVRKDDLRVEAYGTVDEANAALGLARLHLADVPEVEAVLLRVQNDLFDLGADLCTPERAGAAPLPYEPLRIVESQVARLEADIDSLNAHLPALRSFVLPAGEPAAAYLHLARTIARRAERLMVALAREEGEIVNSAAVRYMNRLSDLLFVASRYVNARGAGDVLWVPGANR
- a CDS encoding MaoC family dehydratase is translated as MFPELRLLCFEDLSVGVTEELRKTIASSDVVGFAEITGDRNPIHLSEHFAAKTPFGTRIAHGLYTASLISAVLGTRLPGPGAIYISQTLNFKAPVKIGDEVVVRVEVAELIPERRRARLACTCKVKDELVLEGEAWVKVPSRAETQDSPLRALSA
- a CDS encoding YbjN domain-containing protein — translated: MSGIIQKATFADLETALKERGFRAELIDWPGGRKALRSASGGVGFNIVPGNAVDGGFMDFTYFASFRVDGLPLEDVAAHWNRARRFSRAYTRDGFLNFEMDVVIGPGVAPAYLAVTLDLWDRLLNELLAALREQAAEQQKAGQDEATAAAT
- a CDS encoding OmpA family protein, with product MKSPLIRFALAASLAALVAAPASAQTALSDGQILQGLQGLTDSAPVITAQQLRDQVKQHMVQYPGEELTRPSLALNLDKLPQINVQIQFRLGSAIIEPSSYATLGAIADAMHNPILHGYKFIVTGNTDVTGTREINLKLSQARADAVVNALETTFNVNASRLEAVGLGEEVLLDPKHPTSAINRRVQIFTVGRTGKQ
- a CDS encoding cysteine rich repeat-containing protein, which gives rise to MRGLGVMLAAALLAGSVAGAQAQTMSYAQAAGLLAKSCGKDITKLCPNVNLGDGKLVACMEKQITKVSAQCKADYATATASIAKRDAAQDSIAQVCGRDAAQLCPGMVPQDGNLLSCLLKATNVVSAACNQAITDAGYR
- a CDS encoding ABC transporter ATP-binding protein → MSASLRAPLLQVADVTLQYKTRDVQVTATRGVGFDVYPADRFVLLGPSGCGKSSLLKAVAGFLRPAAGAIRLNGAPVTGPGPDRMMVFQDFDQLMPWKTVAQNVMFPILASGRFPRAEARERALAAIGKVKLTKFADVYPHMLSGGMKQRVAIARAMAMEPAILLMDEPFAALDALTRRQMQDELLSLWDDTRFTVLFVTHSIEEAVVVGSRILVLSPHPGRVKAELNAHAFGHQHHADAEFAALTRRIHTMLFAEAGHG
- a CDS encoding ABC transporter permease, with the translated sequence MAEPLSSQTPALGRVPPIRPEFERDLPAVEEPGEIVHPLSLFERLANVDGVRRGLILIALMALWQAYAVMLGNPLMFPTLTDTLAALVEGVREGTLLLRILSSLHVLLIGYAIGIALAAVLTSLAVSFRLGADLLATLTAMFNPLPAIALLPLALLWFGLGTASLVFVIVHSVTWAVALNTQTGFHSVPDTQRLAGQNYGLKGLRYVGLILIPAAFPSILAGLKIGWAFAWRTLIAAELVFGASSRSGGLGWYLFEKRNQLETPAVFAGLTCVIIIGLVVEGLVFRTLEARTVQRWGMSRAG
- a CDS encoding MBL fold metallo-hydrolase, whose protein sequence is MRIRLLGTGTPTPSLRRMSSGYVVETGDDVVVFDHGFGAHHRLLELGIPATRVTHLFFTHLHYDHCGDYGRLLLTRWDQGANRIPDLKVYGPPPIAEITERLFGKDGVYDADLIARTSHGSSLDLFVARGGTLPRPRPAPQVQVLHPGDVVREGGWSVEATTAHHFQPYLNAHGYRLETAEGSFVYSGDSGPAESMLKLAQGCDVLVHMCHYLTGTQYSEAFSHSCMGHMELAELAHAAGVKNLVLTHITEQFDFPGLRERVVSEMSRVYGGNIFFGEDKMEIPLKGPVRDRLL
- a CDS encoding ABC transporter substrate-binding protein, with the translated sequence MKRSTRWLGAFAFAALSLSAGAARAAEVRLVSGFGLCYLPAYVAVEKKLIEKHAAALGVPDVTVSYQHLASGPAITDALISGSADVAMAGTSVLLNVWDKTAKFAPIKGMMAICDSPIYFNTIDPNITSIRDFKDSDRIAMASGKGTQHALVLEMATAQAYGFDQRNRFDTLAVSMSHPDGVAALLSGGAGVKTHVTTVPFIQMELANPNVRTILSSYDVTGGPNTLIVAYAADKWRKDNPKLYQATFEALKEAMAVIAADKGAAVDLYLKAENSKLTRDQVLAIVNDPKMMTFSPTPKKVMVFADYMAKAGLLKNRPASWTDVFFANIHDAPGD
- a CDS encoding GntR family transcriptional regulator, yielding MDQRRGVRPSTTLKAATGLAPAAADTVRDVPAAGAGEFWDRFGHKEAGGAPKYIFLRDRLLAAIREGFWQKGDRLPPEKDLALATGLSLGTVQKAYGELAQDGTIERRQGRAGSVVSRQPRSVDTVWHFLFSDDRHERFFSVFPRVDRVHRHRDRGSWSLHLHWVEDEVVQIDRVVDIGQEFLVFSQFFIDARIYDQARRGKSEPLEGINLRRELNLNVQGLCYDMRLERLPREVCGKIGVKAGTLGLVVEVRMTASPQQQGYFQRIFIPETRFWLRIDAQPFPRGG
- a CDS encoding glycosyltransferase — protein: MTGAPNRDVTVLLPVFFRDAAPERIRLLRRALESVTDQTFPGAVDLLLVDDGSPVPVESHRTALGAAGARARVLRLATNRGVTHALNCGLAAARHGLIARLDADDIWLPGKMAAQMDLFAADPDLSLSATGMVLVTPEGKRLSQHVRPAEWGPILRFAVDVGCPFPHGSVVARRDVYLALGGYPHLASYDHCEDFALWSLWIRFFRPRMVEKVLYEYTVSPQAVSQTHGTQQARASGFLRQELAQLDLAERLPAAMTAFAGALGLSVLEAGLIALRMWRHALPVRMPEAAVEALRVILPDRDVDCLAHHPGALTPADMVQGERRMHGSGVIALARPVQWSAPPVPMRT